A window of the Dongshaea marina genome harbors these coding sequences:
- a CDS encoding retention module-containing protein: MSRFEGVQNFVVVELSGQAYRLNEAGQREPLELNQPLLPGTQLITEGDSILKLQAGDSILNLPSGALVSLPGPDLNLQPDGGFDLEELQQSILDGVDPTLAFQEAAAGETVTSSSNIGGQYIARNADETLAQAGFDTGSLPDTQVSEEEDTLVIIGPELTLSGTAIINESAGSATYTITLDKPSSEAITVTLNYSDISASGGGLIMGTL; the protein is encoded by the coding sequence ATGAGTCGGTTTGAAGGGGTGCAAAACTTTGTGGTTGTTGAGTTGTCGGGCCAGGCATATCGCCTGAACGAGGCTGGTCAGCGAGAGCCTCTGGAGCTGAATCAGCCACTTCTGCCCGGTACTCAGCTCATCACCGAAGGGGATTCAATACTCAAGTTGCAAGCGGGTGATAGTATCCTGAATCTTCCTTCAGGAGCACTCGTCTCACTTCCAGGGCCAGATCTCAACCTGCAACCGGATGGTGGCTTCGATTTGGAGGAGCTGCAGCAGTCGATTCTTGATGGGGTTGATCCCACCCTGGCATTCCAGGAGGCTGCAGCCGGGGAAACTGTGACCTCCAGTAGTAATATTGGTGGGCAGTATATTGCAAGGAATGCAGATGAGACACTTGCCCAAGCCGGGTTTGATACTGGTTCTCTCCCTGATACCCAGGTATCAGAAGAGGAGGATACCCTTGTCATCATCGGCCCGGAGTTGACTCTTTCCGGAACTGCGATCATCAATGAATCAGCCGGGAGTGCAACCTATACCATTACCCTGGATAAGCCTTCAAGTGAAGCGATTACCGTTACCCTCAATTACTCTGACATTTCAGCTTCAGGCGGGGGGTTGATTATGGGGACACTCTGA
- a CDS encoding ROK family protein, which translates to MLYGFDIGGTKTEIAVYDEGLKLRFNKRIPTVTDDLERLIQNLHRLIDEASQSVKAPSGIGIGIPGVIRADDESLICANVLCLDGQTLQPILEEQFKLPVRIENDANCFVLSEAIGGAGQDYKNLFGAILGTGVGGALCIDKTLYQGANNLAGEWGHTPLPWSFHRLTQDKVPVVKCGCGLTGCLDNYLSGRGLSFIDKHLNGTSRNAEELLVEARKNRPDAIQSLNCYLELLACALGAIINILDPDAIVIGGGLSNAPELYQKLPALIAKYCLPINKPPAILKARFGDSGGVRGAALLHYSQATG; encoded by the coding sequence ATGTTGTACGGTTTTGATATTGGCGGCACCAAAACGGAAATTGCAGTTTATGATGAGGGTCTGAAACTCCGCTTTAACAAGCGCATTCCCACAGTCACAGATGATCTGGAACGACTGATCCAAAACTTGCATCGTCTTATCGACGAGGCATCTCAATCCGTGAAAGCCCCCTCAGGCATCGGAATCGGGATCCCCGGTGTGATCCGAGCAGATGATGAGTCGCTTATCTGTGCTAATGTTCTTTGCCTGGATGGTCAGACTCTGCAACCCATTCTAGAGGAGCAATTCAAGCTTCCGGTACGGATTGAAAACGATGCCAACTGCTTCGTGCTCTCAGAAGCGATCGGCGGTGCAGGTCAGGATTATAAAAACCTGTTTGGCGCAATCCTGGGAACCGGTGTCGGCGGTGCTCTTTGTATCGATAAGACACTCTATCAGGGAGCCAATAACCTTGCGGGCGAATGGGGGCACACCCCACTGCCCTGGTCATTTCATCGACTCACCCAAGACAAGGTACCTGTAGTGAAGTGTGGATGTGGTCTCACCGGCTGCCTGGATAACTACCTCTCCGGCCGGGGCTTGAGTTTTATCGACAAGCACCTCAATGGAACATCTCGAAATGCTGAGGAACTTCTTGTTGAGGCCCGGAAAAATAGACCGGATGCGATCCAGAGCCTCAACTGTTATCTTGAGCTTTTAGCCTGCGCTCTGGGGGCAATCATCAATATCCTTGATCCCGATGCGATCGTGATCGGTGGCGGCTTGTCTAACGCCCCCGAGCTTTATCAAAAGCTGCCCGCGCTTATCGCTAAATACTGCTTGCCCATCAATAAGCCACCAGCAATTTTAAAGGCAAGGTTTGGTGATTCAGGGGGAGTCAGAGGTGCTGCACTGCTCCATTATTCTCAAGCCACAGGATAA
- a CDS encoding aspartate:alanine antiporter — translation MTIDLLQLLHHSDALLMFVILAIGLALGRIRIGSFQIGNTIGVLFAALLFGQMGFHISPNIESVGFMLFIFCVGIEAGPHFFSIFFRDGIRYIALTLVILISAEAIAFICAHLFNLGPGLTAGILAGSLTSTPALVAAQDALQNGMLHATGHSDMQAILSDMSIGYALTYLIGLVGLMVMIRYKPTLLGIDLEHESRKVARERGLDTSGEQKVYLPIIRAYRVGPELAAWIGGRTLRETGIYPHTGCYVERIRRNGILASPAGDAIIQEGDEIALIGYPESHEKLDLSYRNGKEVFDKDLLDRKIVTEDIVVKHSSVVGRHLRDLRLTEQGCFLNSIVRSQIEMPTNRDIMLQKGDVLKICGEESKVQKLATKIGFINVHSQTSDLVSFTGFFVLGLLIGSISLVLGTLQFGLGNAVGLLVSGILMGYLRANHPTMGYVPTGALRLAKDLGLTVFMAGIGLNAGSGLFEYLSNHGMVVLLSGLVVCMLPVIFGYLFGIFVLKMNPALLLGAITGARTCAPAVELLHDMSKNNIPSLGYAGTYAIANVLMTLAGSMLIALWF, via the coding sequence ATGACCATAGATCTCCTGCAACTCCTTCATCACAGCGATGCGCTGTTGATGTTTGTGATCCTTGCCATCGGACTTGCCCTGGGACGAATTCGTATCGGCTCCTTTCAGATCGGCAATACCATAGGCGTCCTGTTCGCCGCCCTGCTATTCGGCCAGATGGGGTTTCATATCAGCCCTAATATTGAGAGTGTCGGTTTCATGCTGTTCATTTTCTGCGTTGGAATCGAAGCTGGCCCTCACTTTTTCAGTATCTTCTTCCGCGACGGGATACGCTATATCGCCCTGACCCTGGTGATCCTGATCAGCGCCGAGGCGATCGCCTTTATCTGCGCCCACCTGTTTAACTTAGGACCAGGCCTGACCGCAGGAATTTTGGCGGGTTCCCTCACCTCGACACCGGCTTTGGTGGCCGCTCAGGATGCACTGCAAAACGGAATGCTCCATGCAACGGGTCACAGTGATATGCAGGCAATCCTCAGTGACATGAGTATCGGCTACGCCCTGACCTATCTTATTGGCCTGGTCGGCCTGATGGTGATGATCCGCTATAAGCCGACCCTGCTCGGCATCGATCTTGAGCATGAGTCGCGCAAAGTCGCCCGGGAGCGTGGGCTAGATACCTCAGGTGAGCAAAAAGTCTATCTGCCCATCATTCGGGCCTACCGGGTTGGTCCAGAGCTGGCGGCCTGGATTGGTGGCCGTACCCTCAGGGAAACCGGCATCTATCCTCATACCGGCTGTTATGTTGAGCGGATCCGCCGTAATGGCATCCTGGCAAGCCCTGCGGGTGATGCGATCATCCAGGAGGGGGATGAAATTGCACTTATCGGCTACCCGGAGAGCCATGAAAAGCTCGATCTCAGCTACCGAAATGGTAAAGAGGTGTTTGATAAGGATTTGCTGGATCGCAAGATTGTCACCGAAGATATAGTGGTCAAGCACAGCTCAGTGGTGGGGCGCCACCTGCGAGATCTGCGTCTCACTGAGCAGGGCTGCTTCCTCAACAGCATTGTGCGCTCGCAGATCGAGATGCCGACTAACCGTGACATCATGCTGCAAAAAGGTGATGTTCTGAAGATCTGTGGTGAAGAGAGCAAGGTTCAGAAGCTTGCCACCAAAATCGGCTTTATCAATGTTCATAGCCAAACCTCAGATCTGGTTTCCTTTACCGGATTTTTTGTACTGGGTCTTTTGATCGGAAGCATCTCTTTGGTGTTAGGCACCCTGCAATTTGGCCTGGGCAATGCGGTAGGCCTGCTGGTCTCGGGGATCCTGATGGGCTACCTACGGGCCAACCACCCGACTATGGGGTATGTTCCGACAGGGGCACTGCGCCTTGCTAAAGATCTGGGACTAACTGTGTTCATGGCCGGCATCGGCTTGAACGCGGGCAGTGGTCTGTTCGAGTATCTGAGTAATCACGGTATGGTGGTGCTGCTATCGGGCCTTGTGGTCTGTATGCTACCCGTCATCTTTGGCTACCTGTTCGGGATTTTTGTGCTCAAGATGAACCCTGCCCTGCTGCTCGGAGCCATTACCGGAGCCAGAACCTGTGCGCCAGCGGTTGAGCTGCTACATGACATGTCTAAGAACAATATCCCCTCACTGGGATATGCGGGAACCTATGCCATCGCCAACGTACTGATGACTCTGGCGGGCTCCATGCTCATTGCCTTGTGGTTTTAG
- a CDS encoding DUF6868 family protein, whose product MLQHLPDMLLCGFVICFVILWVWLLAITLAGDWIYQIHCRFFRLSREQFDLIHYCGMGLFKMVAFLLFLVPWLATLIVI is encoded by the coding sequence ATGCTACAACATCTACCTGATATGTTGCTGTGCGGGTTTGTGATCTGTTTTGTGATCCTGTGGGTTTGGCTACTGGCGATCACCCTGGCGGGAGACTGGATCTACCAGATCCACTGCCGTTTTTTCAGGTTAAGCCGTGAGCAGTTTGATCTGATCCACTATTGTGGGATGGGGCTTTTTAAGATGGTGGCATTCCTGCTGTTTCTGGTTCCCTGGCTGGCAACCCTCATCGTCATATGA
- a CDS encoding methyltransferase family protein, with the protein MSDISQISSIQGGVFLVGTPPVLFTFSLLLEGGISLWDPFSGQIDWPVMLWGVLPMFAGTGLAILALMRMHRAGTTSSFNRSSSLVCDGVFRLSRNPIYLGMLLVLIGFALLLGNLWCLLGLLPLFAGLSFRVIPGEERGLTELFGEQYQHYCQRTRRWF; encoded by the coding sequence GTGAGTGATATTAGCCAGATTTCGTCGATTCAGGGGGGAGTTTTCCTGGTGGGAACTCCCCCTGTGTTATTTACCTTCTCTTTGCTTCTTGAAGGGGGGATCAGTCTTTGGGATCCATTTTCCGGGCAAATTGATTGGCCTGTAATGCTTTGGGGAGTGCTACCTATGTTTGCTGGTACAGGGCTGGCGATCTTGGCCTTGATGCGGATGCATCGCGCCGGAACCACCTCAAGCTTTAATCGCTCATCAAGCCTGGTGTGTGATGGCGTGTTTCGGCTGAGCCGTAATCCCATTTATCTTGGAATGCTATTGGTGTTGATAGGCTTTGCCCTGCTGCTGGGTAATTTGTGGTGTCTGTTAGGCTTGTTGCCACTGTTTGCCGGGCTAAGTTTTCGGGTGATCCCAGGCGAAGAGCGGGGTTTGACTGAGCTATTTGGGGAGCAATATCAGCACTATTGCCAACGAACCAGGCGCTGGTTCTAG
- a CDS encoding plasmid pRiA4b ORF-3 family protein, translated as MVKSESKSIYQLLITLKGIRPAIWRRLLVDSRMDLWELHLTVQVAMGWSNRYLHQFINGRKLYRMHDDEFVYGIDSEDETEVALHHVLSKEDQFLLYEYDFDDHWEHEIKLEEVKPWSDQMLPHCIDGCRACPPEDCGGIGGYRHLIKALSDHKKPEYQELIRFVGPGFDPDRFDLEETDFAVQELFKQQVMHWRGE; from the coding sequence ATGGTTAAAAGCGAATCCAAGTCGATTTATCAATTATTAATTACTCTCAAGGGGATCCGTCCGGCGATCTGGCGTCGTTTATTGGTGGATAGCCGAATGGATCTATGGGAGCTTCATTTGACTGTCCAGGTTGCTATGGGCTGGAGCAATCGCTACCTGCATCAATTTATCAATGGTCGTAAGCTATATCGAATGCATGATGATGAGTTTGTGTATGGTATCGATAGTGAAGATGAAACCGAGGTTGCGCTGCACCATGTGTTGAGTAAGGAGGATCAGTTCTTACTTTACGAGTATGATTTTGATGATCACTGGGAGCATGAGATCAAGCTTGAGGAGGTTAAACCCTGGAGTGATCAGATGTTACCTCACTGTATCGATGGTTGCCGGGCCTGCCCTCCCGAGGATTGTGGAGGTATCGGAGGCTACCGGCACCTGATAAAAGCTCTGTCCGATCATAAAAAACCGGAATATCAGGAGCTGATCCGCTTCGTGGGGCCTGGGTTTGATCCGGATCGTTTTGATCTCGAAGAGACTGATTTTGCGGTACAAGAGCTCTTCAAACAGCAGGTAATGCACTGGAGGGGTGAGTGA
- a CDS encoding AAA family ATPase — protein sequence MPQATFSSLKNYLNHQVIGQPMLTEHLLIALLANGHILVEGPPGLAKTRVIRTLAKAVEGSFHRIQFTPDLLPADLTGTDIYRPEDGSFSFQKGPLFHNLLLADEINRAPAKVQSALLEAMAENQISVGQHTYALPKLFLVMATQNPIEQEGTYPLPEAQLDRFMLHLELDYPSAEAELDILHLNLNEARELKELEAPELTQQMLFEARQQVLGLHMEPALEQYLVALINATRRPENYCSELKRWLSYGISPRATLALAYCSRAKAWLAGRDFVLPEDIQECLYPVLRHRLLLSYEAEAEEINRNQIISRLLEVVALT from the coding sequence ATGCCTCAAGCCACTTTTTCTTCTCTCAAAAACTATCTCAATCATCAGGTGATTGGACAACCTATGCTCACTGAGCACCTGCTGATCGCTCTGTTAGCTAACGGCCATATTCTGGTTGAAGGGCCTCCGGGACTTGCAAAAACCCGGGTGATCCGAACCCTGGCCAAAGCGGTTGAAGGCAGCTTTCACCGGATCCAGTTTACTCCTGATCTGTTACCCGCCGATCTCACCGGAACCGATATCTATCGCCCGGAGGATGGTAGTTTCAGCTTTCAGAAAGGCCCGCTGTTCCACAACCTACTGCTGGCCGATGAAATCAACCGGGCTCCGGCCAAGGTCCAATCGGCCCTGCTGGAAGCGATGGCAGAAAATCAGATCTCTGTGGGTCAGCACACCTATGCCCTGCCCAAGCTATTCTTGGTGATGGCCACTCAAAACCCCATAGAGCAGGAGGGAACCTACCCCCTTCCCGAGGCGCAGCTGGATCGATTCATGCTGCACCTGGAGCTTGACTATCCCAGTGCCGAGGCGGAGCTGGATATTCTGCACCTTAACCTTAATGAAGCCCGCGAGCTCAAAGAGCTCGAGGCTCCCGAGTTAACCCAGCAGATGCTGTTTGAAGCCAGGCAGCAGGTTCTTGGGCTGCACATGGAGCCGGCTCTCGAACAGTATCTGGTGGCGCTCATCAACGCCACCCGCCGCCCTGAAAACTACTGCTCAGAACTCAAGCGCTGGCTTAGCTATGGGATCAGTCCCCGGGCTACCCTGGCTCTTGCCTACTGCAGCCGGGCCAAAGCCTGGCTCGCCGGTCGCGACTTTGTGCTACCTGAGGATATTCAGGAGTGCCTCTACCCAGTGCTACGCCATCGTCTGCTACTCAGTTACGAGGCTGAGGCCGAAGAGATCAACCGAAACCAGATCATCAGCCGGTTACTCGAGGTCGTCGCTCTGACATGA
- a CDS encoding DUF58 domain-containing protein — MKQLQGDGIHISLKQLIALQRLGRLTLQKQFGSSMLSGSHLSKRLGRGMEFDEVRHYQQGDDIRALDWRVTARTGKPHTKLFREERERPVFILLDLSPEMYFGSALQLKSAFACQLSALIAWSAQAEGDRVGGLVYNCQQRAEFKPHGGKKGVLRLLNQICLLHEQGLTQRTLQGQSMAPQLQRLRQMAHQGALVCLISDLQGLDAAAHKQLMLMRRHHRLCLWQIYDPLEESLPARRCSPLPVSDGKHQGLLAPASTSSRQRYHQAAQHKQQQLEQQLGPLFHQWQRLSAGEPLLAQLRIAT; from the coding sequence ATGAAGCAGTTACAGGGAGATGGAATTCATATCAGCCTTAAACAGCTGATCGCACTGCAGCGCCTGGGACGACTCACCCTACAAAAACAGTTTGGCAGCAGTATGCTAAGCGGCAGTCACCTGTCAAAGCGACTCGGCCGGGGCATGGAGTTTGATGAGGTTCGCCACTATCAGCAGGGCGATGATATCAGGGCTCTGGACTGGCGAGTCACCGCCCGCACCGGAAAACCTCATACCAAGCTGTTTCGTGAAGAGCGGGAGCGGCCGGTGTTTATCCTGCTGGATCTCTCCCCCGAGATGTATTTTGGCTCCGCTCTGCAGCTTAAATCTGCTTTTGCCTGCCAACTCAGTGCCTTAATCGCCTGGAGTGCCCAAGCCGAAGGCGATAGGGTCGGCGGTCTGGTCTACAACTGCCAGCAGCGTGCCGAGTTTAAGCCCCATGGTGGTAAGAAGGGGGTGCTGCGGCTGCTCAATCAGATCTGCCTGCTCCATGAGCAGGGACTGACTCAGCGAACCCTGCAGGGCCAGTCGATGGCCCCACAGTTGCAGCGGCTACGCCAAATGGCGCACCAGGGCGCCCTGGTCTGTTTGATCAGTGATCTGCAGGGGCTTGATGCTGCAGCCCACAAACAGCTGATGCTGATGCGTCGCCATCACAGGCTCTGCCTGTGGCAGATCTATGACCCCCTGGAGGAGAGTCTTCCGGCCCGGCGCTGTTCGCCTCTGCCTGTCAGCGATGGTAAACACCAGGGATTGCTTGCCCCCGCAAGCACCTCCTCACGCCAACGCTATCATCAGGCCGCCCAACATAAGCAGCAACAGCTGGAGCAACAGCTGGGACCGCTATTTCATCAATGGCAACGCCTCTCGGCGGGAGAGCCGTTGCTGGCGCAACTGAGGATCGCAACATGA
- a CDS encoding DUF4381 domain-containing protein → MTPSLAQLKDIHPGAAVSWWPLAIGWWLALALLILILVAAGWLYWQKRRKLAIRNQALQAIEALDLSHPQYIHQLFSCMKQACLCYWSRDELAPLHDRAWLAFLDRYNPKLAMVKQFDHLIQGWLYSPAPVPENQCKQLKLACCQWLTLTLPFKKRRSAGV, encoded by the coding sequence ATGACCCCCTCACTGGCCCAACTCAAAGATATTCACCCGGGAGCAGCTGTCAGTTGGTGGCCGCTGGCCATCGGATGGTGGCTTGCTCTGGCTCTGCTCATCTTGATACTCGTCGCCGCAGGCTGGTTATACTGGCAAAAACGCCGCAAACTGGCGATCCGCAATCAGGCACTCCAGGCGATTGAAGCGCTGGATCTCAGTCACCCTCAATATATTCACCAGCTTTTCTCCTGTATGAAGCAGGCGTGTCTGTGTTACTGGTCGCGCGATGAGCTTGCCCCTTTGCACGATCGCGCCTGGCTGGCATTTCTGGACAGATACAATCCCAAGCTTGCTATGGTCAAACAGTTCGATCACCTGATCCAGGGCTGGCTCTACTCCCCGGCCCCGGTGCCGGAAAACCAATGCAAACAGCTCAAGCTGGCTTGCTGCCAGTGGCTTACCCTGACCCTTCCCTTTAAAAAGAGGAGGAGTGCTGGTGTTTGA
- a CDS encoding vWA domain-containing protein: MFEFSWPWMGLLLPLPLVIYYLIPAAKNSRQAVLYAPTLPCSHEKAQAHGRSRKLLQFLALLMWLCLVVAAARPSWIGAPVTLERSGRQIMLAVDLSGSMQIEDMQLDGKAVSRLTTVKTVLDKFIAQRQGDQLGLILFADHAYLQAPLTYDLKTVQKFLNEAQIGLVGTQTAIGEGIGLALKRLLSQDAKQRVLILLTDGQNNAGTVGPLQAAKFAAKHGVTIYTIGIGADVMLQRSLFGVQRINPSSDLDSRVLEQIARETGGRYFRAKNSRDIEQAYQTIDKLQPVQAKKETYRPRYEYYDWPLTMALLLSLALIILSRRGVQS, from the coding sequence GTGTTTGAATTTAGCTGGCCCTGGATGGGATTACTCCTGCCGCTTCCTTTAGTGATCTACTACCTTATCCCTGCCGCCAAAAACAGCCGGCAGGCGGTCCTATATGCGCCAACCCTCCCCTGCTCCCATGAAAAGGCTCAGGCTCACGGCAGAAGCAGGAAGCTATTGCAGTTTCTGGCGCTCCTGATGTGGCTCTGCCTGGTGGTGGCCGCAGCGCGCCCCAGCTGGATCGGGGCTCCGGTCACCCTGGAGCGCAGCGGTCGACAGATCATGCTGGCGGTCGATCTATCGGGCAGTATGCAGATAGAGGATATGCAGCTTGATGGCAAAGCTGTCTCCCGGCTGACCACAGTGAAGACCGTGCTTGATAAGTTCATCGCCCAACGCCAGGGCGATCAGCTGGGACTGATTCTGTTTGCCGATCATGCCTATTTGCAGGCGCCTCTGACCTATGATCTCAAGACGGTTCAGAAGTTTCTCAATGAGGCGCAGATCGGCCTGGTCGGGACCCAGACCGCCATCGGTGAAGGGATTGGCCTGGCACTCAAGCGCCTGCTCAGCCAGGATGCCAAACAGCGTGTGCTGATCCTACTCACCGATGGTCAGAATAATGCTGGCACGGTCGGCCCCCTGCAAGCGGCTAAGTTTGCGGCCAAACATGGAGTTACCATCTACACCATAGGGATTGGCGCCGATGTGATGTTACAGCGCAGCCTGTTTGGAGTGCAACGGATCAACCCCTCCAGTGATCTCGATAGCCGGGTACTGGAGCAGATCGCCAGGGAGACCGGTGGCCGCTACTTCAGAGCCAAAAATAGCCGTGATATCGAGCAGGCCTACCAGACTATCGACAAACTCCAGCCGGTACAGGCCAAAAAGGAGACCTATCGTCCCCGTTATGAATATTATGACTGGCCTCTGACTATGGCCTTGCTGCTGTCGCTGGCACTGATCATCCTATCCAGACGAGGTGTGCAGTCATGA